One segment of Ipomoea triloba cultivar NCNSP0323 chromosome 12, ASM357664v1 DNA contains the following:
- the LOC115998688 gene encoding LRR receptor-like serine/threonine-protein kinase GSO1, translated as MGIPNPVFCVLVIAVVLAILSSSGYVRCQNTSSTLRVLLEVKRSFVEGGVLQGWSEKNPNYCSWQGVSCDGSMKVVSLNLSDSSLGGSVSPSLGLLTHLLHLDLSSNHLSGPIPPALSNLSSLESLLLFSNQLVGPIPFQLGLLTNLQVLRIGDNGLTGQIPTSFGNLGNLVTLGLASCYLSGLIPPQLGRLTQLQNLNLQQNLLEGPLPPEIANISSLTQFSAALNSLNGSIPKELGGLKDLHILNLANNTLTGEIPGQLGEMSSLVYLNLLGNQLGGSIPKSLAKLTNLQSLDLSGNRLTGELPGEFGSMGQLQFLALTSNNLSGTIPKSLCSNATSLQLLMLSETGLSGEIPPELSQCRALQQLDLSNNTLNGSIPEELYELTQLTDLVLNNNTLEGTISPSVANLTNLQTLSLFHNNLHGELPREIGMLGNLQIIFLYENHFSGEIPVEIGNCSSLQFIDFYGNQFTGKIPITIGRLKHLFFLHLRENDLSGEIPASLGNCHQLDTLDLADNRLSGPIPATFGYLPALTRLMLYNNSLEGDLPDDLRNLGNLTRINLSHNNFTGSIAPICTSHSFLSFDVTNNAFDQEIPSLLGNSPSLDRLRLGSNRFTGKIPWTLGLIRELSLLDLSGNKLSGFIPPQLSLCRKLTHLDLNNNLLSGPIPVWLGRLPLLGELKLSSNQFSGSLPPELFNCSKLLVLSLEKNSLNGTLPSEIGNLKSLNVLNLEDNHLSGSIPSTIGGLGKLYELRLSRNRFSGEIPSEVGQLKDLQSVLDFSYNNLSGEIPPSIGTLSKLEALDLSHNDLAGEIPPQVAEMSSLGRLNLSYNELEGELDKRYAHWPVDSFVGNSHLCGSPLGSCRDKVSRNKGLGLSNTMVVVISAISATVAIILLFMGAAFFFKHNREAYRRGGKEKYALSSSSSQAQRRPLFANAAKKRDIRWDDIMEATNNLSDEFIIGSGGSATVYKAELFNGETVAIKRIPRKDDLFLDKSFAREIKTLWRIRHRHLVRLMGYCSNKGEGSNVLIYEYMENGSVWDWLHNQPANNKSKKSLDWEARLKIAMGLAQGVEYLHHDCVPKIIHRDIKSSNVLLDSNMEAHLGDFGLAKALTDNYDSVNTESNSWFAGSYGYIAPEYAYSLKATEKSDVYSMGIVLMELVCGRMPTDGSFGEHIDMVRWVESGIEMPGLAREELIDPALKPLLPNEEAAAFQVLEIALQCTKTAPAERPSSRQVCDLLMHTFKDKAVHFQKTSTDPYP; from the exons ATGGGCATTCCAAACCCAGTTTTTTGTGTGTTGGTGATTGCTGTGGTGTTAGCGATATTATCTTCAAGCGGATATGTAAGGTGCCAAAACACAAGCTCGACTTTGAGGGTTCTTTTGGAGGTGAAAAGATCGTTTGTGGAGGGGGGAGTGTTGCAGGGGTGGTCGGAAAAGAACCCAAATTACTGTTCATGGCAGGGTGTCTCGTGCGATGGTTCAATGAAAGTGGTGAGTTTGAATCTTTCTGACTCGTCACTCGGCGGGTCGGTCTCGCCCTCGCTCGGTCTTCTAACTCACCTGCTCCACCTTGATCTTTCTTCTAACCACCTCTCAGGACCCATTCCACCTGCCCTCTCAAACCTTTCTTCCTTGGAATCATTGCTTCTGTTCTCTAATCAGCTTGTTGGCCCCATTCCATTCCAACTTGGGCTGCTTACCAATCTCCAAGTCCTCAGAATAGGAGACAATGGCCTGACAGGCCAGATTCCTACTTCTTTTGGGAATCTTGGGAATCTTGTTACTCTTGGATTGGCTTCATGTTACCTCAGTGGTCTGATTCCTCCTCAACTTGGGAGACTCACCCAGCTTCAGAATCTGAATTTGCAGCAGAATCTGCTGGAAGGTCCTTTGCCACCTGAGATTGCCAACATTTCTAGCCTCACTCAATTTAGTGCTGCCCTGAACAGCCTTAATGGGTCAATTCCTAAAGAACTGGGAGGGCTTAAAGATCTCCACATTCTTAATCTTGCTAATAACACTCTCACCGGGGAGATTCCTGGCCAGCTTGGGGAAATGAGTAGCTTGGTTTATCTTAACCTGCTTGGCAATCAACTTGGAGGTTCAATCCCAAAGTCCCTGGCAAAATTGACCAATCTTCAGAGCTTAGACTTGTCTGGAAATAGGCTTACCGGTGAACTCCCTGGAGAATTTGGCAGTATGGGTCAGCTGCAATTCTTGGCTTTAACTAGCAACAATCTCTCCGGCACCATACCCAAATCCTTGTGTTCCAATGCCACCAGTCTGCAGCTCTTGATGCTCTCGGAAACTGGGCTTTCCGGTGAGATCCCGCCGGAGTTGAGCCAATGCAGGGCGCTTCAGCAGCTCGATTTGTCCAACAATACTCTCAATGGTTCCATACCGGAAGAGCTTTATGAGCTTACCCAATTGACTGATCTTGTCCTCAACAACAACACCTTGGAGGGTACAATTTCTCCCTCTGTAGCAAACCTTACCAATCTCCAGACTTTGTCGCTGTTTCATAACAATCTTCATGGGGAACTGCCTAGGGAGATTGGAATGCTTGGGAATCTTCAGATTATCTTTCTCTATGAGAATCACTTCTCCGGCGAGATCCCTGTAGAGATTGGAAACTGTTCCAGCTTGCAATTCATCGATTTCTATGGAAACCAGTTCACCGGAAAAATCCCCATCACCATTGGGAGGCTAAAGCACCTGTTTTTCCTTCACCTAAGAGAGAATGATCTCTCCGGTGAGATTCCGGCCAGCTTGGGAAACTGTCACCAATTAGATACTCTTGACTTGGCTGATAATCGCCTTTCGGGTCCCATTCCTGCAACTTTTGGTTATCTTCCAGCTCTCACAAGGCTCATGCTTTACAATAATTCTCTTGAAGGTGATCTCCCAGATGATCTAAGAAACCTTGGGAACCTGACAAGAATCAATCTTTCTCATAACAATTTCACTGGGAGTATTGCTCCAATCTGCACCTCACATTCTTTCCTGTCGTTTGATGTTACAAACAATGCATTTGATCAAGAAATTCCTTCCCTTCTGGGAAATTCACCTTCTCTTGATAGGCTAAGGTTGGGGAGCAACAGATTCACTGGAAAAATCCCATGGACATTGGGATTAATCCGCGAATTATCACTGTTAGATCTCTCTGGAAATAAGCTTAGTGGTTTTATTCCTCCACAGCTCTCACTTTGTAGGAAGCTGACTCATCTTGATCTCAATAATAATCTTCTCTCTGGACCAATCCCTGTTTGGCTTGGAAGGTTGCCTCTTTTGGGTGAACTTAAGCTATCTTCTAATCAGTTTTCTGGATCTCTCCCTCCAGAGTTGTTCAACTGCTCCAAGCTTTTGGTTCTGTCACTAGAAAAGAATTCGTTGAATGGAACCCTTCCATCTGAAATTGGAAACTTGAAGTCCCTCAATGTTCTCAATCTTGAGGATAACCACCTCTCGGGATCAATACCTTCAACCATTGGTGGCTTGGGCAAGCTCTATGAACTCCGGCTATCACGAAACCGCTTTAGTGGAGAAATTCCCAGTGAGGTTGGGCAACTCAAGGATCTTCAAAGTGTCCTGGATTTCAGTTACAATAACCTCAGTGGAGAAATTCCACCCTCTATTGGAACTCTCTCCAAGCTTGAAGCACTTGATCTGTCTCATAATGATCTCGCAGGGGAGATTCCACCTCAAGTAGCTGAAATGAGCAGCCTGGGCAGACTGAACCTGTCTTACAATGAACTCGAAGGGGAATTGGACAAGCGATACGCACACTGGCCAGTCGATTCGTTTGTTGGAAACTCTCATCTTTGCGGAAGTCCTCTTGGAAGTTGCAGAGATAAGGTGTCTAGAAATAAGGGGTTGGGGCTAAGTAATACAATGGTGGTGGTAATCTCGGCCATATCAGCTACGGTTGCAATTATTCTACTGTTTATGGGAGCGGCCTTCTTTTTCAAACACAATAGAGAAGCCTATAGGAGAGGAGGCAAAGAGAAGTATGCCTTGTCTTCCAGCTCTTCCCAAGCACAAAGGAGACCACTCTTTGCAAATGCTGCTAAAAAGCGAGATATCAGATGGGATGATATTATGGAAGCCACCAACAATCTAAGCGATGAGTTCATCATCGGGTCCGGGGGGTCAGCCACTGTCTACAAAGCCGAGCTGTTCAATGGAGAAACAGTAGCAATCAAGAGAATACCAAGAAAGGATGATCTCTTCCTAGATAAAAGCTTCGCGAGAGAGATTAAGACATTGTGGAGGATAAGGCATAGGCATTTGGTGAGGTTGATGGGATATTGTAGTAATAAAGGGGAAGGTTCAAATGTGCTGATATACGAGTACATGGAGAATGGGAGTGTGTGGGATTGGCTGCATAACCAGCCCGCAAATAACAAGAGCAAGAAGAGCCTCGACTGGGAAGCAAGGCTGAAGATAGCTATGGGATTAGCACAAGGAGTTGAATACCTTCACCACGACTGCGTGCCTAAGATCATCCACCGAGATATCAAATCGAGTAATGTTCTGCTAGACTCAAACATGGAAGCACATCTAGGGGATTTCGGGCTAGCCAAAGCCCTTACAGATAATTACGACTCTGTAAACACAGAATCAAACTCGTGGTTCGCTGGCTCttatggctacattgcaccag AGTATGCTTACTCATTGAAGGCAACCGAGAAGAGTGACGTTTACAGCATGGGGATTGTGCTGATGGAGCTTGTGTGTGGAAGGATGCCAACTGATGGGAGTTTCGGGGAGCATATAGACATGGTAAGATGGGTCGAGTCTGGCATCGAGATGCCGGGATTAGCCCGTGAGGAGCTAATCGATCCCGCCTTGAAACCATTGTTGCCCAATGAAGAAGCTGCTGCATTCCAGGTGCTGGAGATTGCACTGCAATGCACAAAAACTGCTCCGGCTGAAAGGCCATCTTCTCGCCAAGTGTGTGATCTGCTGATGCATACATTTAAAGACAAGGCTGTTCATTTTCAGAAGACAAGCACAGATCCTTACCCATAG